A single Diceros bicornis minor isolate mBicDic1 chromosome 7, mDicBic1.mat.cur, whole genome shotgun sequence DNA region contains:
- the LOC131409019 gene encoding olfactory receptor 52P1-like: MQFSNYSHQNPSSFLLMGIPGLEASHFWIAFPFCSMYALAVLGNMTVLLVVHSEPALHQPMYLFLCMLSIIDLVLCTSTVPKLLALFWANAAEIAFEACATQMFFIHGFSAIESGILLAMAFDRYLAICQPLRYGSLMPPKAVGKLGAAAIFRGLGLMTPLTCLLARLSYCSRVVAHSYCEHMAVVKLACRGTKPNNIYSITASTLVVGTDSICITVSYALILRAVLGLSSKEARAKTFGTCGSHLGVILLFYTPGLFSFYTQRFGQHVPHHIHILLADLYLIVPPMLNPIIYGMKTKQIRDGALRLLKLGTVIKPSTPPWTLSSSLHSP, translated from the coding sequence ATGCAATTCTCAAACTACAGCCATCAGAACCCATCCTCCTTCCTGCTCATGGGGATTCCTGGCCTGGAGGCATCTCACTTTTGGATTGCATTTCCTTTCTGCTCCATGTATGCCCTGGCAGTGCTTGGCAACATGACAGTGCTGCTAGTGGTGCATTCAGAGCCTGCACTGCACCAGCCCATGTACCTGTTCCTATGCATGCTGTCCATCATTGACCTGGTGCTCTGTACTTCTACTGTGCCCAAGCTCCTTGCACTCTTTTGGGCAAATGCTGCTGAGATTGCCTTTGAGGCCTGTGCTACTCAGATGTTCTTTATCCATGGCTTCTCAGCTATAGAATCTGGTATCCTGCTAGCAATGGCCTTTGACCGCTACTTAGCCATCTGCCAGCCACTGCGCTATGGGTCATTGATGCCCCCAAAGGCTGTGGGCAAGCTGGGGGCTGCTGCTATATTTCGTGGCTTGGGGCTCATGACCCCACTCACCTGCTTACTGGCAAGGCTGAGCTACTGTAGCCGAGTGGTGGCCCACTCCTACTGTGAGCACATGGCTGTGGTGAAGCTGGCTTGTAGGGGCACAAAGCCAAACAACATCTACAGCATCACTGCCTCAACGCTGGTGGTGGGCACTGACTCTATCTGCATCACTGTCTCCTATGCACTTATCCTCCGGGCTGTGTTAGGCCTTTCCTCCAAGGAGGCAAGGGCTAAGACCTTTGGCACTTGTGGCTCCCACCTGGGTGTCATCCTTCTCTTCTATACACCGGGACTCTTCTCATTCTACACACAGCGCTTTGGCCAGCATGTGCCCCACCACATCCACATCCTCCTGGCTGACCTCTACCTCATTGTACCCCCTATGCTCAACCCAATCATCTACGGCATGAAGACCAAGCAGATCCGGGATGGGGCCCTCCGACTGCTAAAGCTGGGTACTGTCATAAAGCCTTCAACCCCACCCTGGaccctgtcctcttctctccacaGTCCTTGA
- the LOC131407966 gene encoding olfactory receptor 51G2-like: protein MFSCNSSTSGCSIFLLTGFPGLEASHHWVSIPINLISVVSLLGNSIILFLILTDPALHEPMYIFLSMLVTSDLGLCASTFPTMVWLFWLGARELPFNLCAAQMFFIHAFTYMESGVLLAMAFDRFVAIRDPLHYAPLLTHSAMVKVGAAILVRAVLLNLPGLILLQRLLFPQVSVLSHCYCLHCDLVGLACSDTQINSLIGLVSILLSLGLDSSLILLSYALILRTVLGIASPGERLKALNTCISHLCIVLIFYLPKLGLSVLHRVEKHSYSALAVLMANLHFLVPPFMNPIVYCIKSKQICQGLLKRFQQKRVDVS from the coding sequence ATGTTCTCCTGCAACAGCAGCACTTCTGggtgttccatcttcctcctcACTGGCTTTCCAGGCCTAGAAGCCTCTCATCATTGGGTTTCCATCCCCATCAACCTCATCTCTGTGGTTTCTCTCCTGGGTAACAGTATCATCCTCTTCCTGATCCTCACAGATCCAGCCTTACATGAACCCATGTACATCTTCCTGTCCATGTTGGTAACCTCTGATCTTGGCCTCTGTGCCTCTACCTTCCCCACCATGGTGTGGCTCTTCTGGCTGGGTGCTCGGGAGCTGCCCTTTAATCTCTGTGCAGCACAGATGTTCTTCATCCATGCCTTCACCTACATGGAGTCTGGTGTGCTGCTGGCCATGGCCTTCGATCGCTTTGTTGCCATCCGGGACCCTTTGCACTATGCCCCACTTCTCACCCACTCAGCCATGGTCAAAGTGGGGGCTGCCATCCTGGTCAGGGCTGTCCTGCTCAACCTCCCAGGACTCATCCTCCTGCAGCGTCTGCTCTTTCCCCAGGTCAGTGTGCTCTCTCACTGCTACTGCCTGCACTGTGACCTTGTGGGATTGGCCTGCTCAGACACCCAGATCAACAGCTTGATTGGCCTGGTGTCCATCCTCCTCTCACTGGGCCTTGACTCTTCCCTCATCCTGCTCTCATATGCTCTGATCCTACGGACCGTGCTGGGCATTGCATCACCTGGGGAACGGCTCAAGGCACTCAACACGTGTATTTCACACCTCTGCATTGTTCTTATCTTTTATTTGCCCAAACTGGGGCTGTCTGTGTTGCACCGTGTGGAGAAGCACAGCTACTCTGCTCTGGCAGTGCTCATGGCCAACCTGCACTTTTTGGTCCCGCCCTTCATGAACCCCATTGTGTACTGCATCAAGTCTAAGCAGATCTGTCAGGGCCTACTGAAGCGCTTCCAGCAGAAAAGAGTTGATGTCTCCTAG